In the genome of Montipora foliosa isolate CH-2021 chromosome 3, ASM3666993v2, whole genome shotgun sequence, one region contains:
- the LOC137996318 gene encoding melanocortin receptor 4-like: MEKEESAIMLVNCVVNIVLAFTATIGNVLVLYAVWKKPTLRSPSILLLCGLASTDLAVGLIAQPLFIGRSLINLYSRSERLKLTFERGFKTIAFSLCGVSICIIAGTSLDRLIAILKPLQYPSIVTVRRVTCIFLAIWAICVVAGTIQIREERILLPLISSWIFIGFCVTVTCHATIFKFVRRHRIEIQNQARAFEGADTTASMASRQKSAFSSFIFFIVLAICYFPYLLVYIIYLSRDIRNGILGRSLATTVTFMNSALNPFLYGWRVPQLRNAILQVSRAKEVRSTNSVV, from the coding sequence atggaaaaagaagaaagtgcAATCATGTTAGTAAACTGTGTTGTAAACATTGTACTTGCTTTCACAGCGACCATTGGAAACGTGCTTGTGCTGTACGCAGTGTGGAAGAAGCCGACGCTTCGTTCGCCCTCTATCCTATTACTATGTGGTCTCGCGTCAACTGATTTAGCTGTTGGTTTGATCGCGCAACCTCTTTTTATAGGCCGTAGCTTAATTAACTTGTACTCTCGATCGGAGAGACTGAAACTAACGTTTGAAAGAGGATTTAAGACCATTGCCTTCTCTCTTTGCGGAGTGTCCATATGCATAATTGCAGGAACTAGTCTTGACAGACTCATTGCCATTCTGAAGCCGCTGCAGTATCCCAGCATCGTTACTGTTCGGAGAGTTACTTGTATTTTTCTAGCGATTTGGGCAATTTGTGTAGTAGCAGGAACCATCCAGATTCGGGAGGAAAGAATTCTATTACCTTTAATTTCCTCTTGGATATTCATCGGGTTTTGTGTTACCGTTACATGTCACGcgaccattttcaaatttgttcGGCGTCATCGAATAGAAATTCAGAATCAGGCTCGAGCATTTGAGGGAGCTGATACCACTGCAAGTATGGCCAGCCGTCAAAAATCTGCCTTCAGTTCATTTATATTCTTCATTGTGCTCGCGATTTGTTACTTTCCTTATCTCCTTGTTTACATAATTTATTTATCCCGTGATATAAGAAACGGTATTCTTGGCAGGTCTCTTGCCACCACAGTTACCTTCATGAACTCGGCTTTAAATCCATTTTTATATGGTTGGAGAGTACCTCAGTTAAGAAATGCAATACTACAAGTCTCTCGTGCCAAGGAAGTAAGATCCACGAATTCTGTCGTTTGA